The following proteins are co-located in the Festucalex cinctus isolate MCC-2025b chromosome 15, RoL_Fcin_1.0, whole genome shotgun sequence genome:
- the enoph1 gene encoding enolase-phosphatase E1 encodes MATVAIPARTTALLLDIEGTTTPITFVKDILFPYIREHLEDYLSAHWEEDECKQDVHLMKKQIEEDMRQNRACPIHAVDQTVHTDEEKAIREVVEDVLWQMAADRKSTALKRLQGHMWRAAYTSGTIKGEIYQDVTPSIRRWRGHGLKVFIYSSGSVEAQKLLFAHSVEGDVLDLFDGHFDTAVGAKVDAKSYERIAERIGCPPEEITFLTDVTREAKAAEDAGVNAVVVVRPGNTELTEEEAAHYHVITSFGQLEVTGRA; translated from the exons ATGGCCACTGTGGCGATTCCTGCTCGCACCACCGCTCTTTTGCTGGATATAGAGGGCACAACCACGCCAATCACCTTTGTAAAG GATATTCTGTTTCCGTACATCCGGGAGCATCTTGAAGACTACCTATCAGCTCACTGGGAGGAAGACGAGTGCAAACAGGATGTTCACCTTATGAAAAAACAG ATCGAAGAGGACATGAGGCAGAACCGGGCGTGTCCCATCCACGCCGTGGACCAGACGGTGCACACGGACGAAGAGAAGGCCATCCGCGAGGTGGTGGAAGACGTGCTGTGGCAGATGGCCGCCGACCGCAAGTCCACGGCGCTCAAGCGGCTCCAGGGTCACATGTGGCGGGCGGCGTACACGTCGGGCACAATCAAAGGCGA GATCTACCAGGACGTGACGCCGTCCATCCGAAGGTGGCGAGGTCACGGCCTCAAGGTCTTCATCTACTCGTCGGGCAGCGTGGAAGCCCAAAAACTTCTCTTCGCGCACTCCGTAGAGGGTGACGTTTTAGAC TTGTTCGACGGTCACTTCGACACGGCTGTCGGCGCCAAAGTGGACGCCAAAAGTTACGAAAGAATCGCTGAGAGGATCGGCTGTCCGCCAGAGGAAATCACCTTTCTGACGGACGTCACACGAG AGGCCAAAGCGGCGGAGGACGCCGGCGTCAACGCGGTGGTGGTCGTGCGGCCAGGAAACACGGAGCTGACGgaagaggaagcggcgcatTACCACGTCATCACGTCCTTCGGCCAACTGGAAGTGACGGGCAGAGCTTAA